From Paenibacillus sp. PL2-23:
GTGATCAAGCCGATCCTTGAAGTGCTGGCTGGCGTTCCGACTATCGTTTACGGTTATTTTGCACTGAGCTTTGTAACGCCGATCATTCAGTTCTTCTTCAATAGCGCCGGCATATTCAACGCGCTTAGCGCTGGTATCGTTGTTGGTATTATGATTATTCCTATGGTTTCCTCGCTGAGCGAGGACGCGATGTCGGCCGTGCCGCGTTCGCTTCGCGACGGAGCCTACGCGCTGGGCGCAACTCGCTTCGAGGTAGCACTCAAAATTGTGGTGCCTGCCGCATTCTCCGGCATTGTTGCTTCAGCCGTATTGGCATTCTCGCGCGCCATTGGCGAGACGATGATCGTAACGCTGGCTGCGGGCTCAACGCCGAACCTGACTGTGAATCCGCTGGACAGCATCCAGACGATGACCGCTTACATTGTACAAGTCAGCCTTGGGGATACTCCGCATGGATCCCTGGAATACGGCTCCATCTTCGCCGTCGGCATGACCTTGTTCGTCATTACGTTCCTGCTTAACATATTGGCCCAATACGTGGCGAGACGATTCAGAGAGGAGTACTAGCATGAATATATTTGAAGACGCGAATCGTCGGCAAATCGCGAATCGCAGAAATATCGATTTCATCCTGCATATTCTGTTCGTGCTCGCCACGTCAATCGGGGTTGTCGCGCTTTGCGCGCTGATCGTCGATATCGTTGTAGACGGAGTCGCGCGGCTGCAGCCGGAATTGTTCACGGAGTTCCCTTCCCGCAAGGCCGAAAACTCCGGCATGAAGTCCGCTCTGGTGGGCACCATCTACATGCTCATCATTATGGCGCCAATCTCCTTTATCTTCGGGGTAGGCGCAGCCATCTATCTGGAGGAGTACGCCAAAAAAGGCTGGCTCACCCGATTAATTCAATTGAATATCAGTACGCTTGCCGGCGTACCATCTATTGTATACGGCATTCTGGGCCTTGCCTTGTTCGTTCGGCTAATGTCGCTGGAAAAAAGCTTGATAGCGGGCG
This genomic window contains:
- the pstC gene encoding phosphate ABC transporter permease subunit PstC, producing the protein MPNKDTSSLNTSTISGSNPFKNSKVSIMNKVMPFLLFLCAIVSVLTTVGIVITLATETYQFFKHIPIFDFLFGTKWSPLIPPKSYGILPLLGGTLLITVIACLVAVPIGLASAIYLSEYAPKSVRKVIKPILEVLAGVPTIVYGYFALSFVTPIIQFFFNSAGIFNALSAGIVVGIMIIPMVSSLSEDAMSAVPRSLRDGAYALGATRFEVALKIVVPAAFSGIVASAVLAFSRAIGETMIVTLAAGSTPNLTVNPLDSIQTMTAYIVQVSLGDTPHGSLEYGSIFAVGMTLFVITFLLNILAQYVARRFREEY
- the pstA gene encoding phosphate ABC transporter permease PstA; amino-acid sequence: MNIFEDANRRQIANRRNIDFILHILFVLATSIGVVALCALIVDIVVDGVARLQPELFTEFPSRKAENSGMKSALVGTIYMLIIMAPISFIFGVGAAIYLEEYAKKGWLTRLIQLNISTLAGVPSIVYGILGLALFVRLMSLEKSLIAGALTMTLLVLPIIIVSAQEAIRAVPKSRRDASFALGATKWQTVSRSVMPSAIPGILTGVILAMSRAIGETAPLVMIGALTYVAFLPDGLKDSFTVIPIQVYNWLSKPQIEFKELAASGIIVLLVLLLLMNLSAILLRNKYQKNV